acattaaatgcagttgaaaaaataactaattatacagtctaactgataagcacgagatgaatcttttaagcctaattagttcatgattagatattatttgttaagtaacaacgaaatgcgCTACAATACCGAAATcaacaacttttcaccaactaattTTCTTTGGCTGTAAGCCTGTACTTTGCAGCTTTTTTGGTGGTTAGTATTCCATCAGTTCCAAATTATGTCATTTAAACATTTCTATGTGCATATTTTTGCTATACATCTATACATAgtgtatatctaggtgcatagcaaaagtATACACCTACATATATCAAAAcaatttataatttggaaaggAGGGACGCCGCGGTGCCATGCATAGTCTATGAAAATGAGCTGCCCTGTTTTGGCTTGTAAATTTAGATGTTTGGCTCCTGCTATTGCGCATCCTGAGAAGGGTTGTCACTCGTCAGCAATTAGTCGTAGTTTGCATCTTCTGGAACGTATTGCTATTCTAAGCTGATCCAGACATCACAAGAAAGATAACTCCGTTCACTGCCCGGCAACCATATCGTTGACATTCCGCCTTGTGTACATCAACATCACCTCAGCCCTAATTTGTGTGGACCATTCTTATTTGCCTAATTATCCACACTTCAATACGGGTCGATTTTTTTTTAGGATCACTATTTTTAGGAACTTCTTTTCCTGATATGACCATTCTAAGACTTAATGTGAGCGTGAGAGAACGGAAAGTGATAATAGATAGGCATATACGCCCCCAAAAGGGCAGTTTTTGTTTAGATTCCTCGAAAATCATTTGGAAGTCAAGTACTGTTGTCTTTTGGTGCAATGAAGACGCGCATAAACCCGCACTCAACACCACACCTGCGCAGAAAATGTAACTAACACAAGCAAAAGAGAGTATCGTGCTTTTAGGGAATTTGAAACAAGTGTTCATCGACAATTATGGCACACATTGATGTGTAGTAGTACAATCCTTACTCTGAAGAGGCCCTCTTTCCAGATTAAAAAAAACTTACCTGCGGGGgtaagaccgcccccacggcattgtttGGAAGGTAGAATGACTttctcacagcaggccaagaaaacctccgaacccctgccccatccgtacacgggggcccgtcgccttgtgagttaggccgggctccacagtgctttggacatgaGACAGGcaaggggatttttttacccgcaGGCGGAAATTCGTCCCGACCAGGAATCGAACCCACAACCTGCGGGGTGCCGCCGGACTGCCGTGACCAACTGGTCCGACATCCTTTGGCATAGACGGCAGCATTTGTATCTGGGCAGAAGAAAATAGTACGGTACAGTACAGTACTACAAAGACAACATCAGTATTAAGAACATAGGTTCGAAAGAAACCTGATCATCAAATATTTGTACGCAACTCCATATCTAGGTATATTAGATTGTTTCTGAAAGCCATTGGTGGTTTCCAGTGATAGCACTCAGCAGGACGTTGGCAGCACCCAGCAGAACTTTTCCCAAGATGACTAATAACAAACCTCTCAGGGTTGGACTCTAAACTACATCTCTGATTTACAACACGGCTAAATGAACCAAAAGTAGCCAAAAGCCCATATTTCTGCTTTACAATACAAAAAATGATGCAACTCACTAGATCAAAGTGAATATATCTTTTTCTTCCTGAACACTAACCTACGTTGAACTGTAGAAAATTGACCACAGTCCTACACTTCAGATATGAATTGAACGCTCTTCTTTTATTCACCCGTGGTATTCCTCTATGTTTTCCAACAAAAACCATACCAGCTAGGAGCTAAAATAAGCTACAACTGATCAGGCCATCAGATTATCTCTCATCCTCCCACCCTGGAATGTTTGCAGTGGCCTCATTCACCATCTTCACAAGAGTGACCTGAAAACAAAATCAGATTAACATACGAATCTAGGGTGGCCTCGTTGTGAAATTctaatttaaaaaatattgaTCAAGCATACTAAGGCTAGGATCATAAAGGTGAAATAATTATATGGACCGAAGCTGTTCAACATAAATTCTGTATGTTCGATGTATGCATTGAACTTGCAATGCCATTTGAGCTTCCTCATGTGTCCATTGCTGTGTGGATTGCCAGTAAAAATGGCAGAGGATCTGGACAATCGACAGCACTAACAACACTTCAACAGCAAAGCAGCCTAATTGGACAATATCGGTGTAAAAATTAATGAAGAAAATTTAACATTTAAATGATTGACATGTGCACAACTGGGATGGGCGGTTCTTTTAGTGTTTTCAATATGCTGCAACAATCAAATAATTGAAACTTGACGAGCAAACCAATTCTACACAGAAAAGTTCTACGTTGGGTCGATCAGGTCAAGGAACAGGGTCGCGTGACGTGGGTTGGTACTCTTGGAGAAAATGGGGAACGAAGGGGGGTAGGTATACCTCTTAAGGATGATAATTTGGTACATGGTACGCAACACCAAGCAACTGAGGTCAATGACAACGGGTCAAAGTGTGTGGTGGATGCACAATAtactcaacaacaacaacatagccttttgtcccaagcgagttgtGTGGTGGATGCACAATATACTGTATGTGACTAAACCCACACGTAAATAAATGACATGTttgaaaggaaaaaggaaaagaataaAAGAAAATGACTAAAGGACATCATCAGGCGCTATTTCCTGGTCCATCCAGCCCACTTTAACCTCAACCAGCCCTCCAACCCTAGTATTCTGGTCTCGTGTGCAGGGAGCCTTGTGCAGAAGCGCAACCGCTGCTTCCTTCGCCCCCTGCAGTTCTCTTCTGTATATGGTTCTACCCACTTCAATGCAATCATTCGATGCAGTGCCACCTCCAGTCACCCTTGAAAGTCGCCACCACATACTTCCAATTCAACCTTCACTGCAGCATCCTCTCCTGCATCTCATGCTCCTTTCCCATCACTGGCGAACCTTGACCCCAAATGACCCAGGAGCCGAAGGGCCGTGACCCAGCCTGAAACAGAACATCAACCCCAGTCGATTTTGACCAGCGATTTGGGATGGCATTCCTGGGGTCCGGAACGTGGCATTGACCCTGTTCCCTGTGATATGGTTTACACTTGTTGGGATTCTAGTTTGGTTTTTTTTACATGTCTGGGAATGTGCTCATAGCATGGTGGTAAGACCTCCAGTTGTGAGGCTACCAACCAGGGCTCAAACCCATGTACTCGCCAAAAAAGGCCCCTAACTGTGTGTTCCCTGTGGCTGTACTGCAGTTGCTAAAGCGACAGTGTGCAAGTAGTAGCCAGCTTTCAGGGCCTTTTATCGATGCAAGTGTGCAACACGTTTGGGATGTCTCTCTCCTTGGGTTGacttctttttttccattacaTGTCCGGTCAGGTGCACACAATTATACTAGAATAAGACATATTGCACTTCGTTAAAGATAAGAGTACAGTAATATAATTCTAAAGCTTTTGATGATGAACGGATACCACAATAGCAAGACTGTATGATCCTCAAAATCTAGACCTATACTTTTCTGGGAACTAGGAGCTGTTTTTTTAGTAATACAAACTTGCCATATCATGTTCTTGGGTCTGGTGATAAAACTGGTTAATAACATAGATGCCAATATGGCCACAAAGTTTGTGCTAAGATGGGCTTAACGAGGTCAGCTTTATTGATCGATTTGACAAGGATATCTCCTCGTTCCGCCTCCAAAGAGGCTCTGAACTTAGAGATAAATTCCTTGTTACAGACTCCAAGACTTAGCCGACTTATATACTGACGGCCACTAACAAATCCTACATAAGATTGACTCCAACTAATGCTAACCTCCTCGCTGATTTCCTGACCTAACTAACCTGCCAGAGCCTGTGCCTTCTTGTCACGGCACCTATTGGTGCACCCAACAAAGGCGTCCACAACAGGTTTTCTAATCGTCATAGAAAAATATTAGAAATAAACTGTTTGATCGATACAAACTCTACAAAACAGTACTCTGGTAGTATGATCTAACAAGACTTTCTAGCCATTATatgatatatataaaaaagCAACTTGAACCAGGGTTTTCTTTATCGGCCGATATCGACCGAAAATTCCGATATTTCCCTTTTATCCCTAGGGTCCGATAAAATTTGATATCTCCTATTTATCCTGCTTCTACACAGACAGCTCAAATCCACCCGTGCGATGATCCTGTACTCATAGTATTCTATTCTTGTTTTATCTGTGAACAAGTGATCTTTAATAGCTTAGAAATAGTTTCAAGTCAAATTctacaaattttttcaaaataatttgAATTTCTTTTTGAATTTGGTCCGATAATTCCAATATATCTTGTTTATCCTATTTCTCTATGACCTCCGGCTCCGATAAATTTTAAATTCCGATAACGAAAACCTTGACTTGAACACAAGCATGCAAACAATAGGCGGCAACACAATTTCATGAGCACCTATCCTAAATTTGATCAACAGTTTACAACAGATCTCCAACAATCTATACAGAACTACAAATTGGATTAAGACCACCCAAGGAAAACATCAATATTCTTGATATCTCGATAAAATTGTACTCATTCAACATTATTTGATGGAGCACATTATAACCTAAATCTGAGGCTAAACAAGTGAGAATAGAAAATCAATGTGACATAGATCAACATACAAAACACATTTTTACACATTCAATAAGCAGTTCAGAGATTTCATAAACATGAAAGGCTGATCATATGTAGAAGCAAATAGGCATCACACATAGTCAACAATACAAAATATTATGCACATACCACACTTTCAGGAACTCCAGGAGGGGGTAGTGAAAGATTTCTTGGTGGTGGTGATTCAAGATAAGATCTTTTGTCAAAACGCCATTCACCAATTTTCCCATAAGTTAGCTGACCCTGAATTAGCACAAGgaaaacaataagcatacaatcTTTCTCTGATGTAGATTAATAGATTTTACAGAGCAATAGAGAGCATCCAACGGCTGAAAATATTTTATAGATGCTAAGGTAAAGTGTAGTCACCTCATTTGTATAATCACATCCATACGTATAATGGATAATGAATGTGTTGTCTGTTTTTAGGTCCCAAGGAGGCTGCAATTATCATCAAGGACATCTTTAATGATAGAAACTGCCATCACTTAAATATGCGATGAATTATCTAGTGACAAGACTTAGCACCTGAATCATGAAATCTTTACGGAGACTATGGTGCACACCATGCAGTGCACTAGCAACAGCATATGCATACCTACAAATACAATGGGAAAATAGATAGGAATGAGGTTCACACATGTTGAAGTGAACAAATAAAAGCAGGGACGAACTCTATACTGACATTTCCAAGACCCATCCAAAAGCTTTGTCTGTATCCTGATCCTCTTTCATTTTTAATGAAACATTCATCCAGGTTGGAGCAATCTTCTCAagttgggcctaaagaagtttGTGAAGGCATCCATAACAGATCAATCAAGATTAACATGATAGGTAAACACTGGATTAGCATTGAACAATGTCATTAACACAAAATCAGTATTTAGATGTGCATAACTAAATAAAAACTAAAAAGAACAATGCATGGGCGCATATGCTATCTTGGCAGCCACCATAACCAAATCCATGCGCTACTTTAATCAAGAGATACCTTCTTGATTATAACTGGAGAGTTGCCGATAGGATCAATTTTTGAGACAGGTCCTTTTTCCTCTGGAAAAAACTTCCGCAATATCTTCTCATTCACAGTTGGATTGATGTAGAAAAATGGAAATGCTGCTGGTTCATCACCATGAGCTAAGTTTGGCAAAGGCTTCACAAAGACATGATCTGGCTCCGCCATTAGTATGTAGCTGCAAATGTTTCCATTATGAGCACATAAACAAATCCTTCAACCAtgagcaaaaaaagaaaaaaaatgaaatgaagGGAAATCTACTTACTCTTCGTCAATTTTTGCTCTCTGCAGCCACTGGACAAATGCCCACGGCCTATTCAAGACAATGTATCCCTGGATAAATATCGTTTCAGCACCAGCATCATCAAATGTGGTGTCACATATGACATAACTAGTCAAACAAACActgaaaaaagaacaaaagaagaTCTCACCTTATCCTTGCCTTCAGGAAGAGGGTCCACCACCATGGTGGGTATCTCATCCATCAACCCATCAGGCTTCCCCGAGTGAAGGATCCGCGTGAAGCCGCCCATGTCGGAGCCGGGGCGGTCCCTCATCTCCTTGTACCAGTAGTGCATGATCCGGGACTGCCACTGGCTGTAGAGCGCGTCCGTCGCCGTCAGCGCGACGTGGAACCGCTTCGCCGGGTCGGAGCCGGAGCGCGACCCGTAGGAGCCCCCGCCGTCGAGGAGCTTGCGCGGCCCGTCCCGGCCCCGGCCGTGCATCGTCAGGAAGTTGTAGGTCGCGAAGAAGCACCCAGCGGAGATGAGGATGAGCAGCCAGGGGGAGGTCCTGCCGGCATTCTTCCTCCCGCTCATCCTCGACAGCCGAGCCCCCAACCCGCAACCAGGGGGAGGGGGGCGCCGCTACTCCTGTCGAGCCGCGcgaggcggcgctggcgggCGGGCCGATCGCGGGAGCCACCTGGGAGCCTCTGCCGTGGGAGTGGGGTAGAGCAGGGCGAGTCGCGGGCCGGATCTGGGATGATTGGGATCGCCCTCGGGCGGGTGAAGCTAAGGGATCGGGCGAGAGAGTATTGCCGGGAGGGGATAGGGGGCGGCGAAGGGGAGGGCGAGGCGAGGGCACCCACCGCGACAAGCCCGGCGATCGCCGGCCGGTCTCgcgggcctccgccgcggcgatgcagggaaggagagggagcaGCGAGAGGAAGGGCTTAAGCTGACGCCGTCATGGGGAACAAGGCAAAATCCCAGCCGACTCGCCCGCGCTCCGTCAGCCCGCGTTGCCTATGCCTCGCTCCGTTATCCGTTAGGCGGCGCCCACGGCTCACCCCGTATCCGCTCGGAGGAGACGTATTTCTCGTCACCACACATGATTCGACTGGAGCGTTTGTTTTCGGACCTCGCCGTCCTCGCGAGTCGTCGTCGGCAGGCTCATCGATCAGACGGAGCAGCACTGGTCGGAGGAAGATCCTCCTTCCTGTCATCCTATGCTGCCGTTCTCcagggaaaaaaaaactcttgcTATGCTACTTTTGGCATGTCTCAGGATAAGCACTCTCCTCCTTATAGGAAGCAAGTTTATCCCTACTTATTGCTTCAACCTCAGCCGTTTTATGCGCGCCCATCTCGTCTTTTTATCAGGGATTGCAAGTCTAAGGGTCTGCTTGGTTCGCGGCCATACTTTGCCAGCGTAAAGTTCGGCAAGCCACGGAGCCAAGGCAGCTGTTTGGTTCAGCTTTTTTGTTGTGACCGCCACGAGTCCTTGCTTCAGTCGTTTTCCTTCTCCTGCTCGTCGTTTTGCAGTGTGGCGGAGTGTGGTGTGTGGCGGCGACTCTGGCCACCACAAGATGCATGGCGAGCCACAGTAGTCATGGCTGTGGTGCGTGTGGCAAGGCTAACGATGGCCACGAATCAAGCAGCCCCTAAATGTTACCGCTACCTTTCAAAAGGAAAAATGTTACCGCTACTTAACTGACACTATTGCTGGCTTGAAATTAAAATTATAGAGCTACATCTGCCATGTATCTTCTTACTTTGATTTGTCTCCCATGACTCTAGCGGTCGCAGAGATGAGCAATTATTGATCCAACTGTTTGGTGACAGTTGTAGCAATGCCTTTCAATTAGTGGTCAGCAGTCAACTGTTTTTTCATTTGTATTTGGCATTTTTGGCGTCTTGGCGATGAAATCAGATACTCTGCAGACTCATTGATGCTCCTCTGCAGCGACCACCATCATCTGCACCGCACACAGCGATCCCTCGAGCAAACGAGCTTGGTTGGACAGTATTCTctctgtttcaaattataattcgtttCACCTTTTAAGCCTTAAATTTaatcactcgtcttattcataaaaaaatatacaaatatagtcaaatttaaaattattgttgaaaatttttgtttaTAAAGCAAGCCTCaataaaaaatgatattttacacaaatttttgaataaaatgagtggtcaaTCTTTAgatcaaaaaagtcaaacaaattataatttaaAACGGAGGAAGTATGTACAAGGTAAAAGAAAAAGGGGCAAAATGTGATACGAAGGATGTATTCACATTAGCATGAGAAGATACAATTGCGTGAGATATGAACAGTGACATTACAAAATTCTGGTTTTGATATCATTCGATGTCTTGAGCATTGCGACATGGTGAAATCGACATCCTGTTGTGGCTCCCATTTTGATGCGCTCATAATTGTTCCAATAAAAAAGCATTTCTTAAGCATCAAGAATTCAAGATGAATTAAGCATGACTAATCTAAAACAAGATGGCTCCAATCAAACGGAAAATGCAATTTCGCTAGAAATATTTTAGTTAAACATGATAGTTTCAAATTTTACAGGTCTCTATTTAAACTCTCTTTATTCGGCTTGTTCTAGCTTATTCTTTCTCACAAAATACTATTGAATCAGTCATATCTGTAGGGATCTttgcttcttagatgcccaaacAGAGAGCATGAACAGTATAAAAATGGCAATAAAAGCTGGCACTAAATTCTCCAATTAATgatcagaaaattcaaccctctACACCGTGGAGaaagggggctatttatacccctggcCCTCGGCCAGACTTTCCCGAATTGCCCCCTTCCAACTCACGTACAGCTCACTTACATATGATATCAGgataaaattacaatgtgagaggtgtacaaatccgaccttctcacgtattcacacTTTACATGCACGCCTTACCCCGTCGAAGGGTCTGAAGTCCTTCGCCTGAGTTGCTTTTAGTATTTAGTCTTCTTCGGGTGTCGAGAACCTTCGCAGGTTCCGGTCTCCAAGCTTGTGCTCTCAGGTGATCAGTCATCACCTTTGGCCACCCGAAGGAGATCTCCTTGATGCTTCGTAGGCCTTGATCCCTGGGCTTGTGCTCCCGGGCGTTCCTTCTTCACCTTCGGCATCCTGAAGGTGGGCTCACCTTCGGCATCCCGAAGGTGGGCTTCTTGGTTCTTCGTAGGTCTTGGAAGGCATCATTCAACCTTCGGGCGTACTAAACCATCAAAGCCCTGCAGACAAGTTAAGAGATGTTTTTGAAGTCGAGATTAACCTCCGGGTTCAttcccgaaggtccaatccccaacaataTCGTATCTGGCGTGGCACCAGAACAACGAGCAATCCATAATTCTTCGCTACCGGACAGTCTTTTCCTGCCTATAGTACCAACCTGGAACTCCAAACTTTGTTTCTTTTCCTGAAGGATCTCAATTGCCAACTAAACTCAAactgaatctctctctctctctctctctctctctctctctgaacaAGGCAAGGGTGCTGCCAATTCATCAGGAGCAGGAACAATCTTGGGGTCCGAACAACAGAGCATGCACAACCGCACCCGTACGCCAACCAAGTCTCTGTGTGGTTCCTTCTTCTGAGAACTCTCCTTTTCTTGTGTAAGATGAGAGGGATTAAAAGACTTTCCTCACTAGTAGCCAGTAACAAGCAGTTCACCGCCCACCACAAATCAGTCTGCACGCCTCGATGGGCGCATGAGTTCAAGATTAGGTCAACAAATTTGCGCGGAACTTTATCATCGGTTCACCAGGTTGATCATAATTTTCTAGTAAAGCAAAGTGGCTTTCCACCTCGTCTGGGTCAGTTCCCGCCGGCCGCGCACTCCCCCGGTCAAGCCCGACGACGGCGATCCATCGTGGTCGCCGCAATAGCATGGTGGGCGCCGCCAGCCCGGCGAAATCCCGGACACACGCTGGGAGGGCGATCGAGATCCACTCGGGAAAAGGCGTGGCCAGGGATCGTCCAGGAtctttgggtgtgtttagacgaggggaaaaggggagaaaaagtcacatcagtcactgtagtacgttgtagtacttttcgtttgtttgtggtaaatattgtcctaccatgacctaactaggctcaaaagattcgtctcgcaacgtacatcaaaattatgcaattagtttttttatttaactatatttagtactccatgcatgagttatttgttatatttaatgtttcgatgtgataggagatgtgatggatgtgatgaaaaatttggaaattttgtgggaactaaacacaccctttatCTGTGGAGTTTGTGAGCGACACGCCGACACGATGGACGTAGTACTCTCACCTGACCTACCTGCTGGCCTGGGAGACTGATTGCTGCCACGGATTAGAAGGCAGCACTGCACGATAGGTTGAGTTGATTTGGAGATCAGATTGTGGCTGACTTGGCCTGGTGATATGATGGGCGAAGGTCAAGGTCAACCACTATGGCATTGCTTATTATCAGGTGAGATTGATAAGGGCATTGATTTATTATGTGTGCAGATGAACAGCTAGTTACCATcttaccatatatatatatatatatatatatatatatatatatatatatatatatatatatatatatatctgcgTACTCACAGGCATCCCGAATCTGTTTGGTTGGGTTAACATTTCTCAACGTTGGGAAGATTCAACCGCGTTTGATGATCACGGACAGCTTGTTGGCACTTCATTTCATATCAGCCAAAGCTACCAAGAACTTGGCAACTAATTTGGTCGCCCTGATTTTGTATGCCAAAATTTGGACGAATTTTCAAGGCTCACCTAaaccaagtttttttttgtggggggtggggggggggggcattccAGTACCTTCTTCAGACTATTGCTAGAACTTTAAGCGCATATAATCGTGTTAATTGCTATGCGATTGTTATTATTAGTTATTAGTAATACTTTCCAAGAAAATTCACTGTTGACACTAGCCTGACTACACATGAAGGCGATGAGAAAGATATAGCCTCACGAACACTACTAACTGTTTTCCTCAACATTACAGAGTTGCGAGtatgatctttttttttctagaacgTGCACTGCCCGTATTTTTTTTAAGGAGAGGGAATTAAATTAAGTACAGAGTTGAGAGCATGATCTAATTGTTTTAGTTATCTCGTGGAAGGAAAAACCAAATCAAATGTTCCATCCGGCCTGTTTATTTGCACCACAAGATAAAAGCTTGTTTCGATGTAATGATCTAATTAACCTAATTGTATTCTACTCCAAATCAAGCCATGGAACCTGACCCAAGAGTTTGAATATGCAAATCAACACTAGTGCTTGATATAATGATGTACCCTCCATAACGGCACCTCAATGGTGACTTCATTAATCTCAAGATCTATTGACTCAGTCTCTCGTATGTATTCATAGCTTTGGTTATACGTCCATGTACGTGTATGTGAGTATTGTGTCCATACTTCGAAAAGGAAGTAATAAACTGATTCATAAGATTTATTTTTGGTGATAATAAAGTTATTGTTGTCAAAGGTTTGTGCTAACACAATGAAATAAGCATGATTTTAACGGGGGGACGTATGGCACTAAATTTTAATAATTTTCACCTACGGAGTAGTCATTATTTCCTCTGTTTTTATATATGTTCACACCATTCACTTTGATCACGACGTTCAACcattcatcttattcaaaaattttctaaaatatgCAAAGTATAAATTATGACAAAAAAAGTATATTTAATAAAGCAAGCCACGATAAAAAAAATACTCTGGCGAGTGAAGGAGAGCCTACCAGATAGAAGCTTCTATTTTTAGCACTCTGGTGAGTAAACAGACGGTGACCACTTTAAAAGCttctatttattttttcaattaaatttattaatacgAAAACCAATAAATCGGAAGACACTCTCAACCAATCGAAAGGCCTACCGCAGCAAACCAAAAGACCTGCACAACAAATTGAAATGCCATCCCAACAAATCGAAAGACATACCACACCAAATGGAAAGATGTGCCGCAACAAATTGAAGGACTATTGCAGGAAATCTGAATTTAAAACCTCGAGTACTATATAGGAGAAAGATTGAACAATAAAACATCAAAGTTTTCCTAATTCCAAATGAACTGAGGGTCGGCGCATTTTGTCCAAATCGAAAGTTTGTTGGTTTACTCCAAATCTAGCTCGGTTGATTCTATATATCTGTAATGCCAATGACCAATGTCAAGTGGAaactcatctctctctctctctctctctctctctctctctctctctctctctctctctctctctctctctctctctctctctctctctgaggaAAATACATCTCTACGCAATTAGCAGTACTTCAACGGTTCATGGTAAACATGGATCGGATGACATGCAATTTCTTTAATTCATTCATTTGCATCCGTTCCACTAATTTTCTGTTGGCCGGAGAGAAAATTAATGAACTAAAACTAATTCAAATCTACCTACTCATCTCCCTCTTTTCTGAATCTATGCACATTGCATCCTCTCCCTCTTGTACATGAAGAAACAAGAGTGTTAAATTCTAAATTCTATCCCCAATCTATCTTGGAATCCATCCATAGCCACGCACGGACATCTCCTACTCCTATCTTGAAGAAGCCTTGCTGGCCAGCTCGATCAGCCTCACCGgcgacggcctcctcctcctcttctcggCCTCCGAAATGGTCTCGAGCCCCGGCGAccacggccgctccgcccgcgcccccacGAGCTGCATGTAGTGCTTCCTCAGCTCCGGCGTGCTGCACAGCTGCTCCGCGGCGCCGCacttgccgccaccgccgccgccgcgcgacgTGATCACCTTCTCGATGAACTCGGGCAGGATCCTGATGAGCGGCGCGCCGTCGGCGCCCGTGACGTACTCGAACGGGgaggcagcgccgccggcgatgGGCACCTTCGCGGCTGGGGACGGCGAGAGCTTGGCGAGCGTCGCGGCGGTGAGCGCCTGGCGGCAGGAGAAGCGCGCCGCGGGGAGCACGAAGTAGGTCCGCCCGGCCACGAGCCGCTCCCCCGGCGGCAGCGCCGGGACCGGGAGGCCGATGAAGAAGGAGTCCGCGGCGCAGACGAGGTGCTGGCCGGGGAGCTCCGCCGCGACGTCCCCGGCGGtgacgggccgccgccgctcgccggccgtccTCGCCGACCCGCCCCAGAACACcagccgcgccaccgcgccgtgcGCGGCACCGGGGCACAGGCACGGGGAGAGTCCGTTGCCCATGGCGAGCGAGCGATGGGGTGAGGCTACCGGATGGAAGCTTCTAGAAGCTGCGAAGGCGCAAAGATTGTGCAAGGAGTCGAATGGGTTTGGGTGGCTTGAGGAGGGGCGTCGTGTGGAGATGTATTTATAGGGGAGGGTTGACCAGACGGGTTTGACCTTGGAATGGTCAGAGCTTCTGGGTTTGATTTCTGTGTTAGCTAGAGGGTTGACCAGAGATAGGTGTTCAAAATCAAAACGGTCGG
The nucleotide sequence above comes from Panicum virgatum strain AP13 chromosome 3K, P.virgatum_v5, whole genome shotgun sequence. Encoded proteins:
- the LOC120701390 gene encoding uncharacterized protein LOC120701390, with product MGNGLSPCLCPGAAHGAVARLVFWGGSARTAGERRRPVTAGDVAAELPGQHLVCAADSFFIGLPVPALPPGERLVAGRTYFVLPAARFSCRQALTAATLAKLSPSPAAKVPIAGGAASPFEYVTGADGAPLIRILPEFIEKVITSRGGGGGGKCGAAEQLCSTPELRKHYMQLVGARAERPWSPGLETISEAEKRRRRPSPVRLIELASKASSR
- the LOC120698863 gene encoding hydroxyproline O-arabinosyltransferase PLENTY-like; this encodes MSGRKNAGRTSPWLLILISAGCFFATYNFLTMHGRGRDGPRKLLDGGGSYGSRSGSDPAKRFHVALTATDALYSQWQSRIMHYWYKEMRDRPGSDMGGFTRILHSGKPDGLMDEIPTMVVDPLPEGKDKGYIVLNRPWAFVQWLQRAKIDEDYILMAEPDHVFVKPLPNLAHGDEPAAFPFFYINPTVNEKILRKFFPEEKGPVSKIDPIGNSPVIIKKAQLEKIAPTWMNVSLKMKEDQDTDKAFGWVLEMYAYAVASALHGVHHSLRKDFMIQPPWDLKTDNTFIIHYTYGCDYTNEGQLTYGKIGEWRFDKRSYLESPPPRNLSLPPPGVPESVVTLVKMVNEATANIPGWEDER